Within the Vigna angularis cultivar LongXiaoDou No.4 chromosome 10, ASM1680809v1, whole genome shotgun sequence genome, the region TGAGGGTTTGAACAACATGGATCGGGGTATGATTGATGCTGCCAGTGGTGGAGCTCTTGGAGACACCACACCTGCTGAGGCCAGGCAATTGATTGAGAAGATGGCCTCCAACTCTCAGCAGTTTAGCACCAGGAATGATGCCATTGTGGTGAGGGGCGTACATGATGTTGTTTCCCAGTCTTTATCAACTGTTGAAAGCAAGTTGGAAGGCAAGATTTACTCTCTTGCGAAGTTGGTGACATAGTTGACTACCAACCAGAGATCTGCAGCTCCATCTGCATCTATTGCACGACTATGTGCTATTTGTCCTTCTAGTGACCACTATATAGATGCATGTCCTTCTTTGCAACACCCTACTGCCTTTGATGCGCCTCAGGCTTATGCTACGAACATCTACAACAACAGGCAGCCACAACAGCAAAATCATGACTTGTCCAGCAACAAGTACAACCCAGGATGAAGGAATCACCCGAATCTTAGATGGAACAATGCGCCACAGCATCAGCAGCAGGCGCCACCTTTCCAGAATGCTGGAGCACCTAACAGATATGTGCCTCCACCTATGCAACAACACCAGAGGCAACAACAATAGCAACAGCAAGAGGCACCTGCCCAACCAGCTGCCCACCCTTCCACTTCGTTTGAACCTTCATTGGAAGAGTTAGTGAGACAAATGACTATGCAAAACCTGCAGTTTCAAAAAGATAACATGCAATTTTAGCAGGAGACTAGAGCTTCCATACAGAGTCTCACTAACCAGATGGGTCAGATGGCTACTCAGATAAACCAGGTGCAGTCTCAAAATTCTGATAAGTTACCATCCCAGATTGTGCAGAATCCAAGGAATGTGAGTTCCATAACCCTCAGATCAGGGAAGCAGATTGTTGTGCCTTCAGAGCCCGCTTCTACACCTACACCCGTGCCTGCCACTTGTCCTAGAGAGGACGACCATGACGGTCCACGTAGGGCATTTGAGGTGGGTGGATCTTCTTCTCCAACCGGTGGTTCTTCTTCAGGTGGATCTTCTCCCTTTTCCACCACCACCGCTGCCGCACCTTCTCCATTGGTTGACCGACCTATCCCTCTTCCTTTCCCTTCACGGGCACTTCCTAGCAAAAAGATGGAAGAGGTGGATAGGGAAATTCTGGAGACCTTCAAGAAGGTAGAGGTGAACATACCTCTACTCGATGCCATCAAGCAGATACCGAAGTATGCCAAATTCTGGAAGGAGCTGTGCACAcacaagaggaagatgaagggcAATGAGAAGATTAGCATGGGAAGGAATGTATCTGCGCTTATTGGTAAGTCGGTCCCGCACATTCCTGAAAAGTGCAAGGACCCAGGTATATTTTGCATTCCTTGTGTGATTGGAAACAATAAATTTGAGAATGCCATGCTTGATTTGGGTGCTTCTGTTAATGGCATGCCTTTGTCTATATATGCATCTTTGTCTCTTGGTCCTTTGCAAACCACAGGTGTGGTCATTTAGTTGGCCAATAGGAGTGTTACCCACCCAACAAGTTTCATAGAGGATGTCTTGGTTAGTGTTGGTGAATTGATTTTTCCTGctgacttttatgttttggaaatggaGGAGGGATTCTCTCATGGATCCGCTCCCATTATCTTAGGCAGGCCATTCATGAAAACTGCCCGAACTAAGACTGATGTGTATGCTGGAACTTTGTCTATGGAATTTGCTGATATTGTTGTTCATTTTAATATCCTTGATGCAATGAAATTTCTAGTTGAGGACCATTCTCTGTTTAGGATCGATGCATTGGATGAcattattgatgaatttgttGTTGACGACTTTCATTCTGTGCATGAGAAGAAGCattattttctatcttctttGCATTCATGCATTGAATCTGGATTCGAATCAGGATTTGAGAATGATGTTGATAATGTTGTGGATTTTGATAAGGATTGTGATGTCCAGGATATTGATGCTATGCATGAtattgatgatgttgttgacaTATCTGTGATGGACATTGATTTGGATTGTGATGAGATGAGTGTTCTGCCTTTACCTGTACACTCTTTAGAGTCAGAATGCATTAACCACGTTGCAGAAAGTACACTTGAATCTAACTTGCAGGCACCCACTCTTGAGCTGAAACATCTCCCAAATAACCTCAAGTACGTGTACTTGGAGGATGATGAGAAGAAACCGGTGATCATTTCTACCTTCCTTGATTCTGTTCAAGAGGAGAAGTTGCTTGGTGTGCTGAGGAAGCACAAGAAGGCCATTGGTCTGAGTTTGGCTGACATACCTGGTATTAGCCCAACCACATGCATGCATAGAATTCTTTTGGAAGATGGGGCAAAACCCCGTGATCATGGACGTCATCAAGAAGGAAGTGACCAAGTTTTTGCAAGCTGGGATCATCTACCTTATTTCAGATAGTCAGTGGGTGAGCCCCATCCATGTTGTGCCCAAGAAAATTGGCCTCACTGTGGTGAAGAATGAGAGGGGTGAGCTTATCCCAGCTAGAGTGCAGAACAGCTGGAGAGTCTGCATTGACTATAGGAGGCTCAACCAAGCAACCAGGAAAGATCATTTCCCCCTGCCATTCATTGAACAGATGCTGGAGCGCCTGGCAAGTAAATctcattattgttttcttgatggtttttctggttactttcaaataaatattgcgCCTGAGGATCAAGAGAAAACCACATTCACCTGCCCCTTTGGCACTTTTGCCTATAGGAGGATGCCCTTTGGTCTATGCAACGCCCCTGGTACCTTCCAACGGTGCATGCTTAACATTTTTAGCAACTTTCTTGAGAGTTACATAGAGGTGTTTATGAATGATTTTACTGGATCCTCTTTTGATGCATGTTTAGACAGTCtggaaaaagttttgaaaagatgcATAGAAACAAACCTTGTTCTCAATTTTGAGAAATGTCACTTCATGGTTGAACAAGGTTTGGTTCTAGGGCATATGATTTCTGAAAAGGGAATAGAGGTAGACCCTGCTAAGATATCTGTGATTTCGCAGTTGCCTTACCCCTCTTGCGTGCGAGAGGTGCGATCTTTCCTTGGACATGCAGGTTTCGACAGGCGCTTCATCAAAGATTTCAGCAAGAAGGCGCTCCTATTGTCCAGACTGTTGCAGAAGGATATTGACTTTGCTTTTAATGATAGATGCAAGCAGGCGTTTGATTGCCTGAAGGAAGCTTTGACCACCACCCTTATCATTCAGGCACCAGATTGGACAGCCCCATTTGAGCTCATGTGTGATGCGTCTAATTATGCATTGGGGGCTGTCTTGACACAGAAAATTGACAAGCTGCCGAGAGTGATCTACTATGCTTCACGCACTTTGGATGCTGCCCAAGCAAATTATACCACCattgaaaaagagttgttgGCAATTGTTTTTGCCCTTGATAAGTTTAGGTGATATTTGCTTGGATCACCTGTTATTGTGTATACTGACCATTCAGCTCTAAAGTTTCTTTTCAAAAAGGCTGAGTCAAAGCCTAGATTAATCAGGTGGATGCTACTGCTCTAGAAGTTTGACGTGCAGATTAAAGACCGGAGTGGAGCACAAAATTTGGTTGCAGACCACCTCAGCCGGATTGAGAGAGCTGGGAATGAAGTTGATGTGTTGCCCATCCAGGATGACTTTCCTGATGAGAGTTTGTTGATGATTTCTTATTCTCACCCCACTCCTTGATTTGCACACATTGTAAATTATTTGGTTGCTTCTGTTTTTCCTCCCTTAGCATCACGTGCTCAGATTGCTAAAATTAAGAGTGATGCTAAGTATTATGTTTGGGATGACCCATATATGTGGAAGTTGTGTAGTGACCAGGTTACTAGGAGATGCATTCCGGACCATGAGATTGACTCGGTCTTGCAGTTTTGTCATGCCTCCTCACCTGGTGGTCATCTGGGGATACAGAGAACAACTCATAGGGTGCTTGACTATGGTTTCTATTGGCCTTCCATCTTTAAAGATGCGGAGAGGATTTGCAGCACCTGTGAGCCTTGTCAGAGAGCAGGAGGATCAATTTCACAGAGACAAGAGATGCCTCAACAGCCTATGCTGTT harbors:
- the LOC128194406 gene encoding uncharacterized protein LOC128194406, which codes for MEEGFSHGSAPIILGRPFMKTARTKTDVYAGTLSMEFADIVVHFNILDAMKFLVEDHSLFRIDALDDIIDEFVVDDFHSVHEKKHYFLSSLHSCIESGFESGFENDVDNVVDFDKDCDVQDIDAMHDIDDVVDISVMDIDLDCDEMSVLPLPVHSLESECINHVAESTLESNLQAPTLELKHLPNNLKYVYLEDDEKKPVIISTFLDSVQEEKLLGVLRKHKKAIGLSLADIPDSQWVSPIHVVPKKIGLTVVKNERGELIPARVQNSWRVCIDYRRLNQATRKDHFPLPFIEQMLERLANSLEKVLKRCIETNLVLNFEKCHFMVEQGLVLGHMISEKGIEVDPAKISVISQLPYPSCVREVRSFLGHAGFDRRFIKDFSKKALLLSRLLQKDIDFAFNDRCKQAFDCLKEALTTTLIIQAPDWTAPFELMCDASNYALGAVLTQKIDKLPRVIYYASRTLDAAQANYTTIEKELLIKDRSGAQNLVADHLSRIERAGNEVDVLPIQDDFPDETSRAQIAKIKSDAKYYVWDDPYMWKLCSDQVTRRCIPDHEIDSVLQFCHASSPGGHLGIQRTTHRVLDYGFYWPSIFKDAERICSTCEPCQRAGGSISQRQEMPQQPMLFCEVFDVWGLKVPRAIVSD